ttttttttaggcTTCAAATCTTACTTCTAATTGCATGATATTATTCCTGACAGTTTTTTGTAGAGGGCTGTATcactattttctataaaaaaactgcagaatttttgtataaagcaaatattgtcgtcaggttaggacgatatttataaaaataaaattttttttagtttattagaCAAAATGATGTACAGCCCTCTACAtctttgtgcgtactttaatcgTGTAAAAGGATTTTCCATTCTGTTCAGCCAATTCAAAGATATTGCTTAGACCGATAATGTCAGTGTCGCTGTCACTCCAAGGATCCCCTTAATTGAGTTAATTAAAGATGCATAATATGAGAGGGATCTTTTGGTTGCTACGACTCCAGCCGACTTCGTCGCGAACTTAATTCGGATCCGACTCTTCAAATATTCGTGTAAAGCTGATGACAGAGAACTAGATGTCTGTCATAGTTGTAGACGTAAAGTAAGTCAGAgagaaaaagttattgtacAAAAGTTTGTCACCACTTACGTTTTTCTCTACCTTACTTCATGTCTACGACTACTACAGATGTAAGCGCTTACGTCTCGTTCTTTGCCATCAGCCTTATTTCATAAGATTCGATAACGCAAATTTAGATAACCCAAATAATGCGGTTCTGAAATCCCGATCACAATCGATCTCAGATACCTGGGTACCTGGATATAGTCATTTATCCGAATACTTAGGAGCCCTAATGCATACATACATGATgtacaaataacatataaatgatatgcgtatgatataaatgtacatataaatatacatgtgatataatatacatataatagtaTAGTACATATACAGGctcattactttttattaaatttgcagtCTTTGTtattaaggacgttctccggctccagtcgtgctcaacttgtattcatgcttaaggtgatcctaaagccgtgatcctagccggtttttttcagtttttttcttagcactaatcttttaattggctttatagaaatgcaaaattcttgtctagaattaaagtatacgcatcaaaatctaggtcatggtggtcgaattgatatcgaaaacgaaaaaaaattaatattttttgttaatatttaatattaatattaatattaatattaatatttaattaatattttttgttttattttactgaagttaatttgtttatatacaaaatattacaaaaacatttaaaaaataagaagttaacttcacGCGTGAGAACTCATGCGCAGCGTTGCCAACTGACGCCTCTCCTCTTCTGTCACTCTGAACCGagcgaaaaattcatcaaatcgcgtactttatacaagtatttctcgaaaacgagtaCCGCAAGGGTTACAAGGGTATTGATGCttaattgcatattatttttatttttatggagcatcatatactaatttttcaaaaacatttagggaaaacttttttcacaattcaTTATAATGTCTCTTTTACAATAGCTCGGAATAGGAATTAcatgttaaaagttaaaactttgaaactcagtatctcgatttttaataccgcaagaggtattgaaatttataccatcgcataaagcacacctaaattaacgtatattcacagcttcaagaaaatctagagaaaaccgattttccggagaacgaccttaatggaaaatttatactattatGAAACAGGTGCGTAAAGGCGAAAGGGGAATGGAGGATGTACGTCAATATCGAATGTGTCCCGGATGCCGCCTAACTATTTAACCTTTCCTTATTTACGAAACATTGTGCCATAGTATGTTAATTCTATCGAAAAACTCAGTCTTAAGTTTTTACCTccaattgtaaaatttattagagagatttaatttcgtaatataaatttctactaatttcgtaaaataaatttccacCAATTTTCTCTtcaattctattaattatatctgccATTATATATGACCAATAATAATTGCCAAGTTTCGGAAGAAAAAATCATTCAAAGATAATTCTATTAACATATTGACTGCCATCCACATATGAATAACATTCAATCTCATTGAAAAACTCTCAAAGGAACCCaaacatctttttttataatttatatttttttgtaacataaaACGTCATTGAATGACGGGGCttcttataaaagtttaatatgtCATTCGTATTTGAGAATGACAAAGCACTTTCAGAAACGAggaatacaattatttattggcGATCATACGTATAACAGTCAATTTGTGCTAATAATATGCGGCAAAAGGTCATTTGGCTAAAGCgaataaataacgaataaaaatctttcataaacaaaaacttttcagtgaaataataaatagctttatattacatagaaaatgcaattagtaaataattttatattcctaGTCTTAACattcatgttaaaaatatatacatattatccCTGGCGAAAATGAGAAGTTTCATGAATGTTTATTtgacgtttacgcgagcgctTGCGGGAGTTCATTGAGAGTTTGGAAACGGTCAGTAAAGATTTCGTAGAGCGGAAATTGCAACGCTGTAGCGTTGTAAGGCGTTTGTACATAACATTTTTGAGAGTTTACACAGCGTTTACATGATGTATGACGTTTGCTGAGTTCTTTGAAACATTATTCTCTGTTAAGCATTTAATAGGCATTTGCTTTTATCATTGGAAACTGCATGCAGCCTCTATTGAGCGTTTAACGAGCGTTTACTCTTTAAAgcgttaaaagaataatttttattaatgataatgagGTTTCGAAACCGAATCTGCTTTTCGCCTTGCAGGGGGTCTGCTAATGTACGCGGCCTGGGGCAACGGACAAACTGTCGGTTCGATAagtgtcgttgcgcaggtttTTCATATCGTgtaaaagctgcgcaacgacaccGACAATTGTCGGTAAGCGGATTTTAGCGGAACAGAATACGGCCCCTGtagtgcgattctgtaactcgttatgaGGTATCGACTATCGTTGcgcagatattttatatggtaaaaaagctgcgcaattGTCGTTATAGCTCATAACGACggcataacgagttacagaattgCACTCCTGGATGTATTTTAAGGGGACAATTGTCGGTAAGCGGATTTTAGCGGAACAGAATACGGCCCCTGtagtgcgattctgtaactcgttatgaGGTATCGACTATCGTTGcgcagatattttatatggtaaaaaagctgcgcaattGTCGTTATAGCTCATAACGACggcataacgagttacagaattgCACTCCTGGATGTattttaaggggatcctaaagtgaaggctgaacttcctcgacgtcggtaatgtcaacatttctaattctgtttttttgtcatatatctatatctgtccttgtctaacgagcggcatctgtctttgttcgattactgcgccatctcttgccacacgcaatattgcttatcctgtcaacctgaatgtgtttttgcacatataaaagttatataaagtaatctttttttctaggttttcaatcttagatctaattgcacgatattgttcttaaatgttgtccctaggtcatgccggtctaattttgtggatatttatcgtggaatttttgtacaaagcaaatattgtcgtcacgtataccaaaaattaacaaaaatattaattttttttcgttttcgatataaatttgaccaccatgacctagattttgatgcgtactttaattctagacaagaattttgcatttctataaagtcaattaaaagattagtgctaagaaaaaaagccggtattacagacggctttagaATCCCCTTAAACGCTTTCTATTAAACGCGAGAAAGATGCGCCGCCTAACGGCGTTGTTGAAAGAGCGTTTGCTAAATGGAGGGAAAACGCTCGTGTTACAGCGTCGGGAAAAGCGTTTCTTAGGCGTTTCCAAGCCATGCATTTGCGTAAACGCCCTACAATTCGccgcattaaaaaaatgtttgctgAATGGAGGGAAAACGCTTGTTTTACGGCAATTGggaatagttatttgtgtaacaagtgcgggaagttgagaattggacacaagtgcgtccactccgcacgcgtgtccaattctcaacccgcacgtgttacacacactattttatatcacaagtGCGtctaaagtttaaaaaaggaCTTGCAGGGGCGagggggggcgaagcccccccgAGCCCTTAAAGAAGGTCTTGCGGGGAGCTATTTCTCTCAACGagggggggcgaagccccccgGGCGGGGGGGTTCGGGGGGGCAAAGCCCCCCCGAGTCAAAAAGTTGGGCGCAGGCGGGGAGGGGGGCGCGGGGGAGAGGGGCGGAGCCCCTCCCCCCGCCTATGATAAAAGCAACGTTTATTACAGGAGCAAACATGTAATAAGAATGTAATAAGATgtaataagaaagaatatgtaataagatGTAATAAGAAAGGTGAAACAACATTACGTATGCACAGTAGTCCAATGTCTTGACCAATAAGAATTGAATCAAAATGCTCGTAGGCTCGAAGCGTCTCCGTTTCACAGTTGCCTTTGCAGATTAGGTTTTCGCCGGCTCGTAGCTCGAGGGAACGGTGCCGGCACGTGCCGGGCTTCCCGACGATTCGCGTTTCGTTCCCGGAAGACGCGATCTCGACGACGGACGGTTTATCGATCGTCCTGGCGTGCGAATCCGCGCGacacacgtgcacacacatacacatccGCTACGCGACTCCTTGACGATTTCGGGTACACgagaaattttacattgagTCGGTCTCGGTTTCTGGGTGTTCTGGGCGTTTCTGAGGTTATGTCTGAGTATCGCTGTGGTAATTCGCGTAGACATCTTGCAGCGCACGGAAACACGCGTAGTGTTTCGCGTAGTGCGCCGCGAGATGTCGTTAAGAACATGTCAGAAATCAGGGACACTAGTCAGAAATAAGAGGACTCTAGTGGGAAAGACGCAGAATGAGTGGGGAAAATAAGGAGAGTGTTGGCAATGAGTCGTGCGGGAATGAAATTTCTCACTATATTCCCGCACTGAGTGCGGGAATATAGTGAGAAATTTCTCATGCATGGAATTGGCTACTTCGCACACAGATGGCGCGCACGGAATAGGCCACTTTCGatgcacgtgtgatataaaagCATTTGCTAAACGTTTGAAAAGTCTGACAGCAAACTCTCTACACGAAATGAATTAGCGCGGCGTTTACTAATGTGCTCTGAAAAGCGTCTTCTCAACATTGCTTTCACGAAACGTACGTTATAGTGGCGTTTGATAAGCGTTTTGAAAGCGTTCAAAATCCAACGGCGTTGTGTAAGCGTTCTTACAAAGTTTGAAAGCGTATTATAAACTCGATCTCAAACCCCCATCGAACGGTTGTCAACGCTTTATAAAACTTCTTATTTTCGCCAGgaatattacttataattatatataataaaatctatttatatattcatttatatgtaattatatcaagatatttataaCTCCATATCAAATTAtgcaacattattttaaaattatttttcgagtagaTAATTCTACAGGGTGTCCGGTAATAATCGTCAAACCTCTTGTATGCAAGTAGAGTGAGTTAAATCGAGTAGAAAAGTCTTCTACCATTTTGCGAAATTCGCAATATTTGGGAATGGGACATCTCTTCTCGCCGCGCGCTTCTACTAGAGTAGATTGGCCGATCTTTTTGATTTCTCAATAAATATTCCGAATTTCGCAAAATGATAGAAGACTTTTctactcattgtcagtttaACTCACTCTACTTGCATACAAGAGGTTCGGCGATTATTACCGGACACcctgtattatataattatatctaattatatatgaacatattttacataaatatatagttttgtataattcatcatttatatatatatatatatatatatatatatatatatatatatatatatatgattatatataaaacaatttttatacatgtaatcagaaacaattttatctatttgtaTATGATTATAGATCAGGTCAAAATTCATACTCATGCAATTATATCTACGTAactatatggaggggtaaaaaccacagtggtgtaagtcaaatttttaaaaatatttttttgtgtgcatatatgcaatttatatattgcatatctATCCACGCGggaaaaaatttgacttacaccactatgacttttacccctccatatataattagatataaaacttttttcccgggtatgttaaaatattgcacCTATATATGTGTGTTATTTAtgacatacacacatacacgtacaGTCGATCACAGAAAGGTTGCAACCGAGGgtaagtatatatagatatagaaaaatatatattatccgtttattacgtaaaatttCCAAGTAACATATGCAACTTACTTGTTGATTATAATTTCctacttaataatataaatgcataatgaaacaaatatgtaGTACACTCATAAAATGCTAGCACACTATTTACAATTGCTTAATTTTTACCATTTTTACAAGCTACAGGTATTTTCGTggattattcatttaattcagTGATATTCAAGTTACCTTACACACTGGTCTTGCTGCTGCTTTAAATGGTTACACTGGGTTCCACTAACCCAACTTGTAGCATATTGGTTTTTCAAATTTGGGGCTAATTTTTGATTGTCCAAAAGCGGCCAACAACTGCGCATCCACGGAAATGTTAAGAACTCCTGTTGAGCTGGCCCCCCACCttgtagaaattaaaaaacaaatagtGCTGGAGGGGCCAGCTCAACAGGAGTATGttaaggtctatccagacaaacttgtaTAGCGTGTAagcataagcataagaaaattgattggtccatatacatgtgcataaggaaatagaccaatccatctctttatgcatatccttatgcacctatgcaagtttgtctagATTGACCTTAAAGGATCGGAGCAAACCACAAAAAAGGGTTGAGTGAACACACTggttagagcctccgcacaagactctcgtatgatagcgtagcgtagcgtaacgtaacgtaacgtaacgcgggttaacgcacaagaaacgcatcggttacggcgttataccagtttcttgtgcgttgatctatgttacgttacgttacgttaccatacgagTCTTGGTGCGGAGGCTCTAatcgatacgtttcttgtgcgttgaccaaCGTTACACGTTACGCTACGCTATCATACGAGTCTTGTGCGGAGGATCTAACGCCGTAActgatacgtttcttgtgcgttaacccacgttacgttacgctacgttaccatacgagagtcttgtgcggaggctcttatACCGTGAAggaaaatagagagaaaaaaaagaagagactgaataaatacatgtgcattgaataaattaagaagttCATTATACctcaagatatataaattaacttataaTCTCCTATAATAATCACGTTGCTGAGATGGAGATCCCGACATCAGtgtcgaataaataaatggcAAAACGGACGCTAGCGCTAAACAGAGACCGATTACCGGTCGATACCACACCCAAGCGAAACCGATCACCAATAAACTAATAGACATGGAGACTGACATAGTTAAAGACTCGACTGCTATTATACCGCAAAGGAACGTCGAATTTAGTATAATTGTCTTTAGTATATTTGCTAAGCACGTTGCTGCCACAAACAAGACCAACCATCCAAGTCCTCTGCAACAAAAACAAAGacatttaatcattaataatttccCAGATAGCCAAGCATGTCTGAGCAAAATCGCGCAAACCTGTGATTGCTTATAATGCTGGCAACTTGCCGTATATTTGCTTCAATTAGTTtcgagtaatttaatatttgaagcaaCACACAGGCAACATTGGATATATGTATTGCCAACAATTTATCGGCAAGAGAACAGCATCAAATTTACTTCGCGTTGCTAGCAATATGACAGCATTGTGTGATCCTATGAATTATTACAGCAACATGACAGCAACAGCTCAAATTTTGAATCAGACGATTTTAGACCGCAGCATAAGTTACCAACAAGTTGCTGGCAAATTGctgtacaaaattgttataaccTGAAGGCATCAACTTGCCGACAAATCCGGACAGTTGCCACAATTCTGATAGCAACACATACTATGTTGTCGGCAACATGCCAGCAACAATGCAGACACGTTGCTGTCTGGGttcttttatagttttatagtatctaatattacataatatttcgtatgtgtatatttatttctaaaataatatgtaatataaagtatagtttaattaaaaatcaaatttgacTTCAAATttgtaatgtataataaaaaaacttccattaaaagatttaaaaaatcaggCTATTATCAACGATAAACATTtgcattcatttttaaataaaatatttatttttattcagaaattacCTAACAGTCCAGGTTCGCCAATAATTATGCACGTGCTCCAAATGAAACATCTGATCCACTGACATTTTATGCCTTCGTTGAAGCAAGATTTCTTCACTGTGAGATGTGTAATATGGTTTTATGGTGTCTTTTTCCAACAAGCCGACTACCGAGTAAACATCCCCGTTTTTACCCGCATAGGAAAATTGTATTCTGATGTCTCCTACCTATGAACAAAACaaggtatatattatacacaggctggtattcatagtcggtcttatttcaagattgtcttaagtaatgtcttaagatgctaatacggctctgtggccagtattcatagtcggtcttatttcaagacagtttaagtaacaaaacaaagtaaaaattttaaattttacagtgCAAATTGAATAATGGTCTGAATATAAAGAAACTCCAACAGTCCTTTAAATTTGACaaggtaaaaaattttcttctggaagaaattttttgcaattttacatCAAGATTGTCATTGAATTTTGTTCAAAGTGAAGATCACGAATTTTTAGTTAGTTCcgaatatttatgtatttggAGAAAGAGAACTTTTTGCAAAAGCCATACTTGTGGATTCCACAAATCTGCACTGTGGTAATACAGTCCAGAGTGCATTTTAATGTTCTTTCGTTCTGGCCGCTCGTCACTGGTGATCTCTACAAAGTCACTGAATTTCTTCTTCAATTCCAAACCGAGCGTGAAAGCACCTATCTTTACTTCATCTGCGATTTGCACCTGACTTCTGATTGGCATTTCCTTCGGATTATGATGACCGGTACGAATGTAGAAGTGATCTGAGTCCACGAGTTTATCCTTCCATTCCGTCGTATAATAGTAATGTTTTTCGTCCTCCGTTATTCCACTGAAACTAAAAAcgtaaagatttaatatatttgatatatactAAAATgcaatagaatttttatctaaCATGGAAAGCtcaataataaactttattaaataaagttacaaattaaagaaaatttttatttttaaacatggATTTTGATTGCACGCTGACAATGAGTCTTTTTTCGCTACCTTTGCTCTTCTTCAATTTCAATCCACTGGTACATCTGTACCCTTCTCTTTAGCTTCACGCTTGGCATAACAATTCCGTAATCTGGTTCAGTTAATGGCTCGGAGACCAATATGGAGCCCGACAGATGTATCAAGCGACCCTCGTATTCAGGTGACAACATCATCGAATTAGGAAGCACAACTACATTATGCAGAGCCTCGTCCAAGGAATGCGCCACTTTCACGGCTCTCCCCTGAAATGGCACAGAAAATGTACAATGAAATTATGGAAAATCAATCGGATGGTATGACAGAAGTACTACTCGCAAACCTCATTCCAAAATAGAAGATACATTCCAGTAGCGAACATGATGGATCCGATTATAGCTGTCAGCCATGACTCTCTGAATTGCTCCGAGATTGTCATCGGCGTTTGATTCACGGAGATAGCTTGTCTTCCATTAAGACAATTTTGGCGAATACCATCCGCGTTTTCCCTCTGTGGCTGGCCATTCTGCTACAAAGTGTACGCTCCGCGAGTCTATCTTATTCTATTAgtaatcttaataattaacgtaagatgataataatattcttatagaGCAAAGGGAATGTACCTACATTCGCTCGATACATCCCGACGCCGTGCCGGTCGTAATCTTAAGAGGCGGAGGGCGGAGCTCGGGAGCTGACAAAGAGGTTTGTTCTTTATTGCTATACTGGAGACTGGAGTTCATACTGCACTGCACTGAACGGAACTATGGCCGTGACGTGACCGCGTAAAggcccttgcacaatgccaggcaacaggaaCCAGGAAATAATCAAaaattcgttaattacaacctaaaaaattcgaatgctatggattggcaataggcaataggcacagaattttcAACGTGACAGAAATGTCTATTTTCgtttattctgtatttttaaCAATGGTTGCGTTTCGATTCACCAcaagtatgtatgtacatacctactgaaaatctatagtttacgtttACGTATGTATGCATACAGACTGTACACGATCGCATGGTAGAAATACAAGGGTATGCTCATACCGTGTCAGACCACTGCGCATTCCCACCACTTTTGTCTAAGCTTACGTCATACTCGTGTAGCATCGGAATGAATCGGATGTACTCGGTGATTCGCAATGGCTGCGTTCGCTCGGTTCGCTATTTATGTCGAGTAATTCGTTTGTGATTATTACAGTGTACGCAATGACGTGTAATGTGAAAGGGTGTGGGAACTATCTGGCAAAGACCAGAAAGAtcgaaggaaataaaataaaatatttttccttccCAAAGGATCCAGCACTGTGTAATAAGTGGCGTCAAGCATGcggaagagaaaatatttcaccaAAATATGGTATGTACTTTTGTATAGTAATAAgcatatattaaaagcatATATTTAAGAACCTTAAACCTTGTTTGCTTCAGCTAGGATATGTTCGAAGCATTTTGCTGATGAAGCTTTTACGAAGCCCTTACAAGAACATCTACTAGGTTATTCACCTACACGAACTAGGAAGATACGTCCTGATGCTATCCCGACGTTGCATCTCCATGCAGTACCTCCACTAACATCAAACTTCCAAACTCTCATAACTTCGAAACtacagaaaatatatcaagGATCACGCGTTCCAGACTTCATGCATTGAAGATAAATCCGATTGTCGATCAACTgatattttacaacttttcCCATGTAAATAAATCATGGGGCTGGTCGAGCGCCAAGAAACCATCACGCCAAACTAGTGACTAATCGATCCAAATATAGAAACCTTATATCGACGGTGCACGTGTGTGTACGTTTATTATTGCGATGAGTAATTATAGAACGATATCGTTTGACATACTTAAGTAGAGCAACTACGTTTGTTTAAATAACGCATCGAGAAACGCGAGCTCCTTATAAATCGTTTTTTCAAACTTGATAATGTTCGTCTTTCATACATGATTACAGATTTCAATACGTAAACACAAAAAGAATTACTTGTTCTTACACTCTACTTGTTCGTACACTCAAGAATTACAGTTTCACAAgctaacgtttattttttgccaatacgtatttcacaattataaagttattacattctttctGTTCACGTATCTTGTCCAGACTCTTGTAACGTTAGACTAGAGGTTCTCAATCTATTTTGTCAAGAGGGCTACATTAAAATCTTTTGTAATGACCAAATAAGAAAGGCcaaataagttatatttttgaaaatttctatCTTACTCCAAGTTATGAGGAAGAACAGTTATTacagaaattagaaaattttaatattagcgAGGCTATCGAAGAAGagagtttaaaatatatagccgGATACGTAGCATTTAGATTTAAAAGCACAGATAAAACATTAGGTATTGAAACGCGCCAATTGGAAACAACGGGTGACCAAGATTGGCTGCAAGTTATTTCGCGAGGAAAATGTATGTATCCGAGtgacaaattattacaatgtgCTCGTATAATGAATATTGAGTTTGCTAAATATCACGGATCCAgtttgaataaagaaaatcttatatttcaaaacttagcaaaaataatagaaccacaattgaaaattaaaataccgAGAGAGGCATTACTATGCCTCATTAGGACTAGGACATATATTAGGCTGCGCGAAATGAACCGAGCGATTGCAATCGCAAATCAcaggcaaaaaaaaagaaagatgtcaaaatttactaataaaaaacctgtatattaaatatctgcatttattgttatttgatCTTTTATCTG
This sequence is a window from Temnothorax longispinosus isolate EJ_2023e chromosome 11, Tlon_JGU_v1, whole genome shotgun sequence. Protein-coding genes within it:
- the Tmem43 gene encoding transmembrane protein 43 homolog isoform X2, with protein sequence MTISEQFRESWLTAIIGSIMFATGMYLLFWNEGRAVKVAHSLDEALHNVVVLPNSMMLSPEYEGRLIHLSGSILVSEPLTEPDYGIVMPSVKLKRRVQMYQWIEIEEEQSFSGITEDEKHYYYTTEWKDKLVDSDHFYIRTGHHNPKEMPIRSQVQIADEVKIGAFTLGLELKKKFSDFVEITSDERPERKNIKMHSGLYYHSADLWNPQVGDIRIQFSYAGKNGDVYSVVGLLEKDTIKPYYTSHSEEILLQRRHKMSVDQMFHLEHVHNYWRTWTVRGLGWLVLFVAATCLANILKTIILNSTFLCGIIAVESLTMSVSMSISLLVIGFAWVWYRPVIGLCLALASVLPFIYSTLMSGSPSQQRDYYRRL
- the Tmem43 gene encoding transmembrane protein 43 homolog isoform X1, which codes for MYRANQNGQPQRENADGIRQNCLNGRQAISVNQTPMTISEQFRESWLTAIIGSIMFATGMYLLFWNEGRAVKVAHSLDEALHNVVVLPNSMMLSPEYEGRLIHLSGSILVSEPLTEPDYGIVMPSVKLKRRVQMYQWIEIEEEQSFSGITEDEKHYYYTTEWKDKLVDSDHFYIRTGHHNPKEMPIRSQVQIADEVKIGAFTLGLELKKKFSDFVEITSDERPERKNIKMHSGLYYHSADLWNPQVGDIRIQFSYAGKNGDVYSVVGLLEKDTIKPYYTSHSEEILLQRRHKMSVDQMFHLEHVHNYWRTWTVRGLGWLVLFVAATCLANILKTIILNSTFLCGIIAVESLTMSVSMSISLLVIGFAWVWYRPVIGLCLALASVLPFIYSTLMSGSPSQQRDYYRRL